A region of Cellulophaga sp. RHA19 DNA encodes the following proteins:
- a CDS encoding RrF2 family transcriptional regulator, protein MLSKKTKYGLKALTYLAQKEDRNPVPIGEIAQQNNISQKFLESILLMLRRTGVLSSKKGKGGGYYLIKEPAEILMTDVIRVLEGPIAMVPCVSLNFYEKCDDCPDEGTCSVHKLMLKVRDSALEIYRNTTLNDLI, encoded by the coding sequence ATGCTATCCAAAAAAACCAAATACGGGCTAAAAGCCTTAACTTATTTAGCTCAAAAAGAAGATAGGAATCCTGTTCCTATTGGAGAAATTGCACAACAGAATAATATTTCTCAGAAATTTTTAGAGAGTATACTATTAATGTTGCGTAGAACTGGTGTTTTGTCATCTAAAAAAGGTAAAGGTGGTGGTTACTATCTTATAAAAGAACCAGCAGAAATTTTAATGACAGATGTTATTAGAGTTTTAGAAGGTCCTATTGCAATGGTACCCTGTGTTAGTTTAAATTTTTATGAAAAGTGTGATGACTGCCCAGATGAAGGTACTTGTTCTGTTCATAAATTAATGCTTAAGGTAAGAGACAGTGCACTAGAAATATATAGGAATACAACACTTAACGACTTAATCTAA
- a CDS encoding sulfate adenylyltransferase subunit 1 produces the protein MNVLKIATAGSVDDGKSTLIGRLLYDTKSLTEDKLEAIKKSSEQRGYDYLDFSLATDGLVAEREQGITIDVAHIYFSTPTKSYIIADTPGHVEYTRNMVTGASTSQVAIILIDARKGVIEQTYRHFFINNLLRVKNVIVAVNKMDLVDYSEEVFNNIKKDFEALNAKSTYEEQIVSYIPVSALKGDNIVDKTDAMSWYNGDTILGHLEELEAQDVYDAGKVRFPVQTVIRPKTDEFHDFRGYAGKITGGSLKVGDAVTVLPSLTQSKIKEIFFFDKTYNEAPAGSSVNITLEDDINITRGDMLVKTNELPKIEKQVTATVCWMDSKNLVPGTKYIVQHNTNRVLSKIDSINSVIATDYTGEQENNNKLSLNEIGEVSIKLSKPIYFDSYNDNKSNGAFILIDAQTNTTAGAGFIN, from the coding sequence ATGAACGTACTAAAAATAGCAACAGCAGGTAGTGTAGATGATGGTAAAAGTACCTTAATTGGTAGGCTACTTTACGATACAAAATCGCTTACTGAAGATAAATTAGAGGCCATAAAAAAGAGCAGTGAACAACGTGGGTATGATTACCTAGATTTTTCATTAGCTACAGATGGTTTAGTTGCAGAACGTGAGCAAGGTATTACTATAGATGTTGCTCATATCTATTTTTCAACACCAACAAAGAGTTACATTATTGCAGATACTCCTGGTCACGTAGAGTATACCAGAAATATGGTTACAGGTGCATCAACATCTCAGGTGGCTATTATTTTAATAGATGCCAGAAAAGGAGTTATAGAACAAACATACCGACACTTTTTTATCAATAATTTATTACGTGTTAAAAACGTAATAGTTGCTGTTAATAAAATGGATTTGGTAGACTATTCTGAAGAGGTATTTAATAATATCAAAAAAGATTTTGAAGCCTTAAATGCAAAAAGTACTTATGAAGAACAAATTGTAAGTTACATACCTGTAAGCGCACTTAAAGGGGATAATATTGTAGACAAAACAGATGCAATGTCTTGGTACAATGGTGATACAATTTTAGGGCATTTAGAAGAATTAGAGGCGCAAGATGTATATGATGCTGGTAAAGTACGTTTTCCTGTGCAAACCGTAATCAGGCCAAAAACAGATGAGTTTCACGATTTTAGAGGCTATGCAGGTAAAATTACAGGTGGAAGCTTAAAAGTAGGAGATGCTGTAACTGTTTTACCTTCTTTAACTCAGTCTAAAATAAAAGAGATATTCTTTTTTGATAAGACTTATAATGAGGCGCCAGCAGGTAGTTCTGTTAATATCACTTTAGAAGATGATATTAACATTACAAGAGGAGATATGCTTGTTAAAACAAATGAGCTTCCTAAAATTGAAAAGCAGGTTACCGCTACAGTTTGTTGGATGGATAGTAAAAACCTTGTGCCAGGAACAAAGTATATTGTGCAACACAACACTAACCGTGTATTGTCTAAGATAGATAGCATAAACAGTGTTATAGCAACAGATTATACTGGTGAACAGGAAAACAATAACAAGCTATCTTTAAATGAAATAGGAGAAGTGAGTATAAAACTTAGTAAGCCTATTTATTTTGATAGTTATAACGATAATAAATCTAACGGAGCTTTTATTTTAATTGATGCGCAAACCAATACAACGGCTGGTGCAGGATTTATAAATTAA
- the cysD gene encoding sulfate adenylyltransferase subunit CysD, translating into MINDIKSQTTTSTSLQGLGNALENEAIYIFREVVAQFEKPVLLFSGGKDSITLVRLAQKAFWPAKIPFPLMHIDTGHNFPETIEFRDKLAKELGVELIVRNVQDSIDQGKVVEETGKYASRNMLQTTTLLDAIEEFKFDACIGGARRDEEKARAKERIFSVRDDFGQWDEKNQRPELFDMLNGTIEIGQNVRVFPISNWTELDVWSYIQKEQIEIPSIYFAHKRNIFLRDGLIWSAEDDVVFRAEDEVVEERWVRFRTVGDMSCTAAVLSKADSIDKVVEEIRDSKISERGARIDDKRSEAAMEKRKQQGYF; encoded by the coding sequence TTGATAAACGATATAAAATCACAAACAACAACTAGCACTTCATTACAAGGGTTAGGTAATGCTTTAGAAAACGAAGCTATATACATTTTTAGAGAAGTAGTAGCTCAGTTTGAAAAGCCAGTTTTGTTATTTTCTGGAGGAAAAGACAGTATTACACTTGTACGTTTGGCGCAAAAAGCATTTTGGCCAGCAAAAATTCCTTTTCCATTAATGCATATAGATACAGGACACAACTTCCCAGAGACTATAGAATTTAGAGATAAATTGGCTAAGGAATTAGGCGTAGAGCTTATTGTTAGAAATGTACAAGATTCTATAGATCAAGGAAAAGTAGTAGAAGAAACAGGTAAGTATGCAAGTAGAAATATGTTGCAAACAACCACGCTTTTAGATGCTATTGAAGAATTTAAGTTTGATGCTTGTATTGGTGGTGCTCGTAGAGATGAGGAAAAAGCCAGAGCAAAAGAACGTATTTTTTCTGTTCGTGATGATTTTGGACAATGGGATGAAAAGAACCAGAGACCAGAATTGTTTGATATGTTAAACGGTACTATAGAAATAGGACAAAATGTACGTGTTTTTCCTATTAGTAACTGGACAGAGTTAGATGTGTGGAGCTATATTCAAAAAGAACAAATTGAAATTCCATCTATTTATTTTGCACACAAAAGAAACATCTTTTTAAGAGATGGTTTAATCTGGTCTGCAGAAGATGATGTTGTTTTTAGAGCTGAAGATGAGGTAGTAGAGGAACGTTGGGTAAGATTTAGAACCGTTGGTGATATGTCTTGTACGGCAGCAGTTTTATCTAAAGCAGATTCTATAGATAAAGTAGTAGAAGAAATTAGAGATTCTAAAATATCTGAACGTGGTGCACGTATAGATGACAAGCGCTCCGAGGCTGCTATGGAAAAAAGAAAACAACAAGGATACTTTTAA
- a CDS encoding DUF2061 domain-containing protein, producing the protein MIADQLILNKETSKGSYKSDKQSESPKRSIVKSISWRVVGTIDTVLISWFVTGTLKLAFSIGLIELVTKMVLYFFHERVWNSIKWGK; encoded by the coding sequence ATGATTGCTGATCAATTGATTTTAAATAAAGAAACTTCTAAAGGAAGTTACAAGTCAGACAAACAGTCAGAGAGTCCAAAAAGGAGTATAGTTAAGTCTATTAGCTGGAGAGTAGTTGGTACAATAGACACGGTTTTAATTTCTTGGTTTGTTACAGGAACATTAAAATTAGCTTTCTCTATTGGTTTAATAGAATTAGTTACAAAAATGGTATTGTATTTTTTTCACGAACGTGTTTGGAATTCAATTAAGTGGGGTAAATAA
- a CDS encoding trans-sulfuration enzyme family protein gives MDNKFETNAIRTQIERSQFLEHSAPLYLTSSYVFEDAEDMRASFAEEKDRNIYSRYSNPNTSEFIEKICKMEGAETGFAFASGMAAVFSTFAALVESGDHIISSKSIFGSTHSLFVNFFPKWNVTTSYFDAHNLESIEALITPKTKILYAESPTNPAVDILDLEVLGAIAKKHNLILIIDNCFASPYLQQPIKFGADLVIHSGTKLIDGQGRVLAGITVGSADLIDKVYRFSRISGPALSPFNAWVLSKSLETLAIRVDRHSENALKLAEFLEAHPKVNWVKYPFLKSHPQYKVAIKQMKAGGCIVAFEVKGGLQAGQEFFNAIKLLSLSANLGDSRSIVTHPASTTHSKLAAEDRVAVGITDGTVRVSVGLEHIDDIIADIKQALG, from the coding sequence ATGGATAATAAATTTGAAACCAACGCAATACGCACACAAATAGAACGCTCACAATTTTTAGAGCATTCGGCACCTTTATATTTAACATCTAGTTATGTTTTTGAGGATGCAGAAGATATGCGTGCGTCTTTTGCAGAGGAAAAGGATAGAAACATTTACTCTAGATATTCTAATCCTAATACATCAGAATTTATAGAAAAAATATGCAAAATGGAAGGAGCAGAGACTGGCTTTGCTTTTGCTTCTGGTATGGCTGCTGTATTTTCGACTTTTGCTGCTTTGGTAGAAAGTGGAGATCATATTATTTCATCTAAAAGTATATTTGGCTCTACGCATAGTTTATTTGTTAACTTTTTCCCCAAATGGAACGTGACTACAAGTTACTTTGATGCTCACAACTTAGAGAGTATAGAGGCTTTAATCACCCCAAAAACTAAAATTTTATATGCAGAGTCACCTACCAATCCGGCTGTAGATATTTTAGATTTAGAAGTACTAGGAGCTATTGCTAAAAAACACAATCTTATTTTAATTATAGACAATTGTTTTGCATCTCCTTATTTACAACAACCTATAAAATTTGGTGCAGATTTGGTAATACATTCTGGCACAAAATTAATTGATGGTCAAGGTCGTGTACTAGCAGGTATTACGGTTGGTAGTGCAGATCTAATAGATAAAGTGTATCGTTTTTCTAGAATATCTGGGCCAGCATTGTCTCCTTTTAATGCGTGGGTATTGTCTAAAAGTCTAGAGACATTAGCAATTAGAGTAGATAGGCATTCTGAAAATGCTTTAAAGTTAGCAGAGTTTTTAGAGGCTCACCCAAAAGTAAACTGGGTTAAATACCCTTTTTTAAAATCGCACCCGCAATATAAAGTAGCTATAAAACAGATGAAAGCAGGTGGTTGTATTGTTGCTTTTGAAGTAAAAGGAGGTTTGCAAGCAGGACAAGAATTTTTTAATGCTATAAAGTTGTTATCGCTTTCTGCAAATCTAGGAGATTCTAGGAGTATTGTAACTCACCCAGCATCTACAACGCATAGCAAACTGGCAGCAGAAGATAGGGTAGCTGTAGGTATTACAGATGGTACGGTTAGAGTTTCTGTAGGTTTAGAACATATAGATGATATTATTGCAGATATAAAGCAAGCATTGGGATAA
- a CDS encoding phosphoadenosine phosphosulfate reductase domain-containing protein, with amino-acid sequence MGFTEDIIKNLNAQFRGIPPEEIISWAVEYARNAVVTTNFRPYEVAILNAVTAIKKDIPVVWCDTGYNTPNTYKHAEELISTLDLNVKLYVPLQTSAHRDAIMGIPSIDDPKHKEFTEQVKLEPFKRAMAEHKPDVWFTNLRKGQTALRDSLGILSLSKDGVLKVSPFYHWSDAQLDAYLAERNLPNEHKYFDPTKVLENRECGLHT; translated from the coding sequence ATGGGTTTTACAGAAGATATAATAAAAAATTTAAATGCTCAGTTTAGAGGTATTCCGCCAGAAGAAATTATTTCTTGGGCTGTAGAATATGCAAGAAATGCTGTAGTTACAACTAATTTTAGACCGTATGAGGTTGCTATACTAAATGCAGTTACAGCAATTAAAAAAGATATTCCTGTTGTTTGGTGTGATACTGGTTACAATACGCCAAATACATATAAGCACGCAGAAGAGTTAATTTCTACATTAGATTTAAACGTAAAACTATATGTGCCTTTACAAACTAGTGCTCACAGAGATGCTATAATGGGTATACCATCTATAGACGATCCAAAGCATAAAGAGTTTACAGAGCAAGTTAAGTTAGAGCCTTTTAAAAGAGCTATGGCAGAACACAAGCCAGATGTATGGTTTACTAACCTAAGAAAAGGACAAACTGCACTTAGAGATTCTTTAGGGATTTTAAGCTTAAGCAAAGACGGAGTTTTAAAAGTTAGTCCGTTTTACCACTGGTCAGATGCGCAATTAGATGCATACTTAGCAGAACGTAATTTACCAAATGAACATAAATATTTTGATCCTACTAAGGTATTAGAAAATAGAGAGTGTGGTTTGCACACTTAG
- a CDS encoding HEPN domain-containing protein yields MQSFRTEIENPVVAKDIIDLEAKIRQFNDGKLDEEKFRSLRLARGIYGQRQPGVQMIRIKLPYGKVTSTQLKRICDVSEEYSTGRLHITTRQDIQIHYVDIERTPELWAQLAKDDITIREACGNAVRNITASETAGIDVDEPFDVSPYAHAMFQYFLRNPISQEMGRKFKVSFSSSDADTGLSYMHDLGFIAKIENGVRGFKVLLAGGLGSQPRHAEELYTFLEADKIIPLMDGVIRVFDRYGERKSRAKARMKFLLKDIGLDGFRALLEEEQNAIPQNSFPVDVDAYPKVKVADAKAPEVAINNRTAFEQWKSTNLVPQKQQGYVAIGIKVKLGDFYIEEARQLADLVDAYAAGEFRLSLRQNILIPYVKEELVPFFYTELEKLGFVEAGYNKASDITACPGTDTCNLGIASSTGIAAELERVITAEYPQYINNKDVVIKISGCMNACGQHNMANIGFQGMSVRTKDKLVAPALQVLLGGGNLGDGNGVFADKVVKVPSKRGPEALRLILNDFDANANGQSFTEYYKEKGEHYFYDFLKHLTAIDNLTQEDFIDWGNTERYEKAIGVGECAGVVIDLIATLLFESEEKIENAATALEDKKWSASIFHSYSAMVNSAKALLTAQNTKTNTHISIIKDFDTHFVSNGLIELQTSFEDLALQIKSNKPTQEFAEAYLKDSKVFLEVVQKFREKELAEA; encoded by the coding sequence ATGCAAAGTTTTAGAACAGAAATAGAAAACCCAGTAGTAGCTAAAGATATTATAGATTTAGAAGCTAAAATTAGACAGTTTAATGACGGTAAGTTAGACGAAGAAAAGTTTAGAAGTTTGCGTTTGGCTCGTGGTATTTATGGTCAGCGTCAACCAGGCGTACAAATGATTCGTATAAAGTTACCTTACGGTAAAGTAACGTCTACGCAACTAAAACGTATTTGTGATGTATCTGAAGAATATTCTACAGGGCGTTTGCACATTACTACACGTCAAGATATTCAAATACATTATGTAGATATAGAGCGTACACCAGAACTGTGGGCGCAATTAGCAAAGGATGATATTACAATTAGAGAAGCTTGTGGTAATGCAGTACGTAATATAACTGCTAGTGAAACTGCAGGTATAGATGTAGATGAACCTTTTGATGTATCTCCCTATGCACACGCAATGTTTCAATACTTTTTAAGAAACCCTATTAGTCAAGAAATGGGAAGAAAATTTAAAGTTTCTTTCTCTTCTAGTGATGCAGATACAGGACTTTCTTATATGCATGATCTTGGTTTTATTGCTAAAATTGAAAACGGAGTTAGAGGTTTTAAAGTGCTTTTAGCAGGTGGTTTAGGTTCGCAGCCACGCCACGCAGAAGAGTTATATACTTTTTTAGAGGCCGATAAAATTATTCCGTTAATGGATGGTGTTATTCGTGTTTTTGATAGATACGGAGAACGTAAAAGTAGAGCAAAAGCCAGAATGAAGTTTTTGCTTAAAGATATTGGTCTAGACGGATTTAGAGCATTGTTAGAAGAAGAGCAAAATGCAATTCCGCAAAATTCTTTTCCTGTAGATGTAGATGCATATCCTAAGGTAAAAGTTGCAGATGCTAAAGCTCCAGAGGTAGCTATTAATAATAGAACTGCTTTTGAGCAATGGAAAAGCACAAACCTTGTGCCTCAAAAACAACAAGGCTATGTAGCTATTGGTATAAAAGTAAAATTAGGAGATTTTTATATTGAAGAGGCACGACAATTAGCAGATTTAGTAGATGCGTATGCAGCCGGAGAATTTCGTTTGTCATTGCGTCAAAACATACTAATACCGTATGTAAAAGAGGAGTTAGTTCCTTTCTTTTATACAGAGTTAGAAAAACTTGGCTTTGTAGAGGCAGGTTATAACAAAGCATCAGATATTACTGCTTGTCCTGGTACAGATACGTGTAATTTAGGTATTGCAAGTAGTACTGGTATTGCAGCAGAATTAGAGCGTGTTATTACAGCAGAATACCCACAGTACATAAACAATAAAGATGTTGTTATAAAAATTAGTGGATGTATGAATGCCTGTGGTCAGCACAATATGGCAAACATAGGTTTTCAAGGAATGTCTGTGCGTACAAAAGATAAACTAGTAGCGCCTGCTTTGCAAGTATTGTTAGGTGGTGGTAATTTAGGAGATGGTAATGGTGTTTTTGCAGATAAAGTTGTAAAAGTACCAAGTAAAAGAGGTCCAGAAGCATTGCGTTTAATTTTAAACGATTTTGATGCCAATGCAAACGGACAATCATTTACTGAGTATTACAAAGAAAAAGGAGAGCATTATTTTTATGATTTTCTAAAACACCTTACAGCTATAGATAATTTAACTCAAGAAGATTTTATAGACTGGGGAAATACAGAACGTTATGAAAAAGCTATTGGTGTAGGTGAGTGTGCAGGTGTGGTTATAGACTTAATAGCAACCTTGTTGTTTGAAAGTGAAGAAAAAATTGAAAACGCTGCAACGGCATTAGAAGATAAAAAATGGTCTGCTAGTATTTTTCATTCATATTCTGCAATGGTAAACTCCGCTAAAGCATTGCTTACAGCACAAAACACAAAAACAAACACACATATTAGTATTATTAAAGATTTTGATACCCATTTTGTGTCAAACGGATTAATAGAGTTACAAACTTCTTTTGAGGATTTGGCTTTGCAAATAAAAAGCAACAAGCCAACACAAGAGTTTGCAGAAGCATACCTTAAAGATTCTAAAGTATTTTTAGAGGTAGTGCAAAAGTTTAGAGAAAAAGAATTAGCAGAAGCTTAA